In a single window of the Salmo trutta chromosome 21, fSalTru1.1, whole genome shotgun sequence genome:
- the LOC115157106 gene encoding apoptosis regulator Bcl-2 isoform X4: MANDDNRCIVEKYICHKLLKRGYAWDFENAEDEEDADNNGSMISPPPGLARRCHGANNARPGSVPHLSKRLSQTDPHAAIHRVLREAGDELERLYQPDFAEMSHQLYLTSSMAERRFREVIDELFRDGVNWGRIVAFFEFGGTICVECVNKEMTSQVDHIAGWMTEYLNGPLHSWIQENGGWFTWF, from the exons ATGGCAAACGACGACAACCGCTGTATAGTGGAAAAGTACATTTGTCACAAACTCTTGAAAAGGGGATATGCGTGGGATTTCGAGAATGCCGAGGATGAGGAAGATGCTGATAATAATGGGTCGATGATTTCTCCTCCGCCTGGTTTGGCACGGCGGTGCCACGGGGCCAATAACGCCAGACCGGGCAGCGTCCCCCATCTTTCCAAACGGCTCTCCCAAACGGACCCGCATGCAGCTATTCACAGAGTTTTGCGTGAGGCCGGGGACGAACTCGAACGACTGTACCAGCCCGACTTTGCGGAGATGTCACACCAATTGTATCTCACGTCTTCTATGGCAGAAAGGAGATTCAGAGAGGTGATAGACGAGCTGTTCAGGGACGGGGTTAACTGGGGACGAATTGTCGCCTTCTTCGAGTTCGGGGGCACAATATGTGTGGAATGCGTGAACAAGGAAATGACGTCGCAGGTTGACCACATCGCCGGGTGGATGACGGAGTATCTAAATGGACCACTGCACAGCTGGATTCAAGAGAACGGGGGATGG TTTACCTGGTTCTGA
- the LOC115157106 gene encoding apoptosis regulator Bcl-2 isoform X3 — protein sequence MANDDNRCIVEKYICHKLLKRGYAWDFENAEDEEDADNNGSMISPPPGLARRCHGANNARPGSVPHLSKRLSQTDPHAAIHRVLREAGDELERLYQPDFAEMSHQLYLTSSMAERRFREVIDELFRDGVNWGRIVAFFEFGGTICVECVNKEMTSQVDHIAGWMTEYLNGPLHSWIQENGGWSLRNINPQLRPTVTPLPTPVKHMSLS from the exons ATGGCAAACGACGACAACCGCTGTATAGTGGAAAAGTACATTTGTCACAAACTCTTGAAAAGGGGATATGCGTGGGATTTCGAGAATGCCGAGGATGAGGAAGATGCTGATAATAATGGGTCGATGATTTCTCCTCCGCCTGGTTTGGCACGGCGGTGCCACGGGGCCAATAACGCCAGACCGGGCAGCGTCCCCCATCTTTCCAAACGGCTCTCCCAAACGGACCCGCATGCAGCTATTCACAGAGTTTTGCGTGAGGCCGGGGACGAACTCGAACGACTGTACCAGCCCGACTTTGCGGAGATGTCACACCAATTGTATCTCACGTCTTCTATGGCAGAAAGGAGATTCAGAGAGGTGATAGACGAGCTGTTCAGGGACGGGGTTAACTGGGGACGAATTGTCGCCTTCTTCGAGTTCGGGGGCACAATATGTGTGGAATGCGTGAACAAGGAAATGACGTCGCAGGTTGACCACATCGCCGGGTGGATGACGGAGTATCTAAATGGACCACTGCACAGCTGGATTCAAGAGAACGGGGGATGG TCACTGAGGAACATAAATCCACAGTTAAGGCCTACAGTTACTCCTCTCCCGACTCCCGTGAAACA TATGTCCTTGTCCTAA